GATCACATGACACGTACTTTCCctcctttcaatttttttaaattattttcttccTTCAAACTCAAGGAAACAAATTTGTGAGCCAAAAAAGTCATCTCCCTCTCATTTTGTTTAAGTGGGACAAAAATGAAGTTAAAGAAGAGGGgtttagttttcaatttttttcctcatttcttttattaatattattatagagTGAGTTTATGTgattaattatatattcaaaAGAAATTGCGAAAGTGTCATAAAATCATTTTCTGTATATGAGTAGACTTGTAATGAAATGATCCTTAGTTGTTTTGAAAAGATTTTTGAAAATTCCTATTTAGGTACTCTCCAAACTGAAACAAGCTTTTTCTTCATTTCCGAAACGACGAAAAGGGATATATGGTTTGAGTCGTGTTAATTTTATAGCTGATTAGTGTCGCTTTATAGACTGTATAATTTGTCTATCGACTGAAACAAATGGTAAGACAAAACTAGCAACCAGATAATATTATGTCTCCAAATCAGTTGCTAAGTTGATCGCTAAAAgtagataaaattaatttaataaaatggtcACAAAATAAATCGCCAAACTCCGTCTCTATACATTCATGTGATTAGAGATGTTTTGGAAATCAAAGTTTAAGAGGATGCCCTATGTTTATTAATTCTCAGAAGCTTAAGGCTCTAAATATTTGTGTAATTACTTGTAGAGCTTCATTATTATATCTTTTATGTGGTCATGAAATGGTAAGACTTTGTTATGAAAGAAATAACTAAGGAGAATGAGAATGATGACTCAGCAAAGTTGGTTACAAGTTGTGGAGAGGGAATGAGAAAAGGGAACAGAGAAGCGACTAATCGCTAATTGCGTAACAATCAAACTTGCTACTAATGCAGATTGCTTCCATCTCCTTCATGAAGCTCTTGAGGCACTCATTCAAAAGCAAACCATGCCAACTCAACAGAGTCTTCCCATGGTGCAATGAACTTGATCGAACAACCATTTTAGATATGATCTGTTAAGCTCGATTTTTCCCGATTCGACGAGGCAATGTATTGCACTGGATTTTTAAGGGGGAACAATTTTTCGAGTATCATAACACACCATATTCCGAGGTTAGTGATTTTGACGGTACATTTGGATCGCGACCTTGTTCTGTGGCTTCAAATGAATCAACGATCACACCCATTTCGTTCATGGCATGAATTTATGAGGTCATTAGAAATGGATTTTGGCTAGTCAGCTTTCGATTGCCACAGAGCAGCTCTATTTAAGCTGAATCAATCCGGATATATTGGCGAATATTGTAAGAGtttaacaaactaggaaacagGGTGTACAGTGTAAGTTCAGAAGTGCCCTCAGACAGTTTATTTAGTTGAGCTCACCAATggatatgaataaaattttccAAAGTGCATTGAGAAAATTTATTCTAGTATTTTTCGATGATATCTTCAAATATAGCTCTTCATGGTCATTCCTTCTGCAATACTTTGAATGGGTTTTACAAGTATCACAACAATATGAACTATTTGCAAAACTGTAAAAATGCTCCTTTGGAGAGAAAGAAGTGGACTAACTAGGTCATGTGGTATCTAGAAAAGGAGTTTCCAAGGATGCTAATAAGATCAAGGATGTGTTAGCATGACCTCCTCCAACAAATTTGAAGCAAGTTAGAGGCTTTTTGGGATTAACAGGATATCATAAGAGATGAAAGTGATAGAGCAGCTCAAGCGTCATCTGATGAGGGCACAACAAGTGATGAAAAACCAAGCTGATAACAAACGAAAAGATGGAATTTTCAACGTAGGAGACATAGTTTTGGTCAAGCTGCAACCTTATTGGCAACATTCTGTTGACTTAAGGAAGAATAAGAAATTATCAACGAGGCAGTTTGGACCATTAACAGTCATTGAAAAGATAGGAAATCTGGCCTATAAGCTAAAGTTACTTGCAACTACCAAGATACATCCAGTATTTCACATATCTCAGTTGAAGGAATTTAAGAGCAGTAACGAAGAGCCTTATTTTCGTTTACCTCTCACAACATCTGAGACAGGTCCAATGTTGTAGCCTACTGCTGTGTTAGATGCTCGAATACAACTTCAAGGCAATCAACATATTCCACAAGTGTTGATACAATGCTAGTGCGAAGACTTCAGGGAAATTTGTGACAACTATCCAGCTTTCAACCTTTGAGGACAAGGTTGAGTTTAAAGAGGGGGGTATTTTTATGAAAGAAATGACTAAGGAGAATGATGACTCTGCAAAGTTGGCTACAAGTAGTGGAGAGTGAATGAGAAAAGAGAGCAGAGCACGTGTAACAAACGTTAGGCTCAAGGACTATAAAATAGGCATGTGATGAGTGTGATTGTTAGGCAATTTGTGATTATTGGTCTCTCTAAAATTCTGTTATTCCCTCTGTACTTCCTTTCTGCACTGAAATAGATCCATCTTTTCAAAAGAGGATCCGTCTTCATTAATAACATTATCTTTGTGAGTATACTGTTAACAGACTCTCCTATGAGTATTTCCTAGTGGACATCAAACTTTGTTATTTACTTAAATTGGTATCAATCCAGTGTTATTTTCCACttttaaacaaatatttgagAAAGTTCAAACATTGCATTCCATCCAATATCTAAGTTTGAGATCCATTAAGCAGATTTCTAAATATCCAATTTATCTTTGATAATGATAAACCAAGTTAATCATGTAGAAAAGTGAAGTGCAGATCGAAAATGGAAATCATATGCAAATAGAAAATCTGAGAAAGTAACAAAATGATAAAGTACTCATTTACCTCAACCAATGTTTGTCTTTTGACCAGTATAGAGTTCCTTTCTCCCCAGCAGCTAACATCTACTCATCTATAGAATATGAAGTAATATAAACTATCATTCATGTTCTGAACAAACAATAGAAGCAATTCATTTATAGATTCAAATTATGCTTTAAATTTATCAACATTCTACATACTCTAAGGAGTATAGCTAGCTATTCATTTAAAGCTTAATTATTGGTCACAAATTTATCATCCATTAATTTCACACTTTTGGTCTTTCTTTTACAATCATTCTTAAACGACATAAATTCTATCTGATAATTTATCTAAGTGACAACAATCATTCAAGATAAATAAACGATATATATAGTTTTGCTATATTGTCTATGTAACTATATGAATCATAATTACAGATAGCTTCACTCATTTTGATTGTTGTGACTACATAGATTATACTCAAAATAAGTACTAAATTTACTTTTCTTTCTAAGGTGACATTGATTAGATATAGGTTATGAGGAATAacatctttattttaaaaagggAACCATATGATTGTTTGTTACTTTATTTCAGCACATGCTCAAATAGTATGAACAATGAAGGTGTAGTGTTCACTGCAATTCAAGTTCTGCAGCATAAGGTGTACTCCTCCTACTGTGCCAATGATTTAAAGCTTCAATTGGAATAGGTCAATGTAATGATGATGAGATATGAAGAAAACATGACATGGAGAAACTATGAAGGGAGTACTTTGTtcgggtttcaagtgtgagttgttaagtctcacattgagtATATGAAGCTAAGATTTTGGGTTGAGATGTGGCGTCTATCTCTTGTGATCTTGGAGCATTTGACTTGACGCTCCCCTAGACGTCCCAACAAGGGGTATCAAATTCAGATCAACAAGAGAGATGACCCGATGCTCCACCGGACTCTCCCCAACATGCTTACTATAACTAATAACCCTTTGTaggctctatttaaagaaatagtctcgcctggcctgagcctatgcaGTTTACTACCGAAAaggttaataaatttataatttaatcaaagtacaaattagtttttttttatcaagtagcctAATGGCTAGAAAATCTACCCTTAAGGCGGATAAGTAGAATAACCGGTGTAcaaaagtacaaattttaatatataaaaataataatagcagtaaaaatattattaatatttactTAAATAGGTTGACCTAGTAATATAAAAGGGTTTTTTAATAGTGTGCAGCCTGACCTTTTTACTTACATAGGCCGATAAAAAAGCTCTGGCATGGTCAATTTAAAGAAATAgtctggcctgagcctatgtaggctaggctataggcccctgtaggccggtCTGGCCCATTCCCACCCCTAGTTGAGATGTGGTATCTCTCTTGTGGTTTTGGAGCATTTAGCTTGACGCTTCCCCAGATTTCCCAACAAGAGAGGTGACCTGACGCTCCACCGGGACTCTCCCCAACATGCTTATTATAACTAACAACCGTTTGTAACTAAATAGCTTATTTCTAACTAATAGATAATAATTGATTATTACTAGTTTCAGTTAAATTGAGTATGTCAAAATAAACATGAAGGTgtattgataaataaataaaaagaagtgGAAAAGCTGTAGCTTACAAACAACATGAGTAGAAGCTTCTTCGATTATTATTTGCAGTATGAATGAACAATGAATCTTCTTGCTTCCTTTTTAAATTTGTGGAATAAATTTTGTAGTAGCAAATGTATTTGAAGTTCTGTTGCGTTGTTGTGTagagattatatatataataacagcTTTGAAGGAATGGAAATAGAATCAGTAAAGGAAGTAATCGAAGGAAGGCACAAAGCAAAGCACACATTCATTGATTGATTGAGTGAGTGAATCGTATGATGATACCAAACTAAGCAACCAAGCAAAGCACAAACAAAATGGAATTTACCAAGAAAAGAATTGTACCATTATAcctcaaaaaaaattgtaccattATCCTCAATTAATAAAAggaatttttttactaaacttatTTTATCCTCTAttaataaactatttttataaaaaatattatttttaaaacaatttttttaattctatagactttttttaaaatttcagataAGCAACCggtagtaaaaaaataaataatggggGGCAAATGTTAAATGGGGTAAAGTTGGGGGAAAATTGTGGGGTTAAAGTTGTGAAACTTAAATAGTTAAAATTAAGAAATTGAAACTTGAATGGCCATAATCAGATAATGGTGATATTTGAAGGGTTAAAACTGCATTTGAGTAGATCGAGTTTTAGATTAAATTCTTCTCTTttaccactttttttttaagaaactaaattaaCCCACCCAAATTGGTATCAGGGAGAATCTAAGACTTAAGACCTTAAAGAGGAGCACAATTCTAAGTCTCGAATCAATACATTTACCACTTTCTGCAAACTATCATCTGCAAATAAATGTCTAATCCGACTCAGACAAACATTAAAATACTCAATATTACACTCCATCTCACGGTCTGTATTGGCCAACACATCCAGACACTTGTTAGCTTCACCGTAGGCATAAGAAATGTACACCtctcaatcgttagttggttcagtggtgattgacgctgaacttggtagggagatccacgattcgatcccccgcaactgcgatcgggggggggggggggggggggggggggggggggggggggggggggtgggggctggaaccacttgatgccagaactgacccccgaatcagattaaactggtggtgaaagccaaaaaaaataaaaaattccaataACATTGACAATTGCTAGGAATTAATATTCAATTCAACATCTCATAACCCCAACATTCCATGTGTACTTCAAACCCTCACACACCAACCCTCACAACTCAGCCACAATCGCAATACAACTACCAAAAAACTTGGCAAATTCACCACACCATCCACCACAACTATCTCTAACAATCCCACCACACCCCGCCTTATGTTCATCTTTACATATTAAGTTCAAATAACAACATTTCTCTCATCAATATTACTAATATCAATTGAAAAGAAGACtctaacaatataaaaaatgacataaaactctccataaatataatatatatagaagTGACCAGCGGGTGTTACTTAACCAAAACAGCTACTCTGCAGACCAATAAAATAACCACTAAAATCAAATTACAATTTTTCAAGAATCAAATCTAGGTAGCCATactaggtaaattctaatatggaccactttaTCAAGTGGtttatggtggaccagtcatgaataacattataacgaatacgaattttacaaaatccactgtttgattgaaaatttatatcatatagattatccatagacaaatttagaaatattgaaaatcatttgatatgttattgagacacatcaagattaacggtttattaaataacgtaaatcttgatgggtctcaataacatatcaaatgattttcaaaaaaatttaaaaaatttatggatgatctatacgatataaactttcaatctaatagtgaatttcgtaaaatttatattcgatAGATCAGTTATCCACGATGGACCACTTGTAAAGGTAGTCTACCGTAGCATACTGAAGCTTTTTTATGTGTGAACTGAATGAATGAACTTACTAAGTATACAAACTTTTTCATATTACATACTAGTAAGTGTAAAACTTAATTAGAGTGGCCTTTTcctgtaatatatatatatatatatatatatatatatatatatatatatatatatatatatatatatatgagtcaggatccgttgacaccaactagtttgacaccaaatgttacacctctcaataacgttttaaccgatataaattttataaaatccaccgttggattgaaagtttacgtcatatagatcatttgtgtaaaatttcaaataaatccaaaatcatttgatatgttattgagatacatcaaaattaacggtttttgtatttttttaaatgccgttaatctttatgtgtctcaatagcatatcaaatgattttggatttgtctgaaattttacacaaatgatctatatgatgtaaactttcaatccaacggtggattttataaaatttatatcggttaaaacgttattgagaggtgtaacatttggtgtcaaactagttggtgtcaacggatcctgactctatatatatatatatatatatatatatggaaattTTCAAGTGAGAGTGATTTTGAAATGAGAGGGTGAGAGGACTCATTAACAACCGTTGGATGTAAATAATTGAAGTTTGTTAAAGATTAGCGCGCACACCCTATTCTTTTTCCCTTTCATCTTGTTCTCCGATTTCATTCGCATCCACTACACTTCTCtgattatttttctattcacAACCTTCCTTCTTCCTAAGCTCTTCTCTGGTAACACGGCAACTATTTCTACTCCATGATTCTTCCATGTATTTCTCTTAACAAGTTGGACTAATCAACAAAAAACTACTATCCTGCAAAATATTGCTTTGGTTTTGTTACATTAATCTATGTCAATTAAAAACCccttgtttttcaattttgcaATTTGGGATTTTAGAAACCCTTGTTTTGAGATTTTTGCAATTTGGGGATAACACATTTTAATCTTCCTTCACACGATTTGTCTTCCTTCACTAAAACTCAATAGTTTTTCTTCAGAGTTTTTACTACACTCATTGTCAGAATTTGTACAAGTCATCCTCATCTCAGTCGCCCTCGCCGCTGTAACAACATCCCGTCACTTGGTTGAAATTTCGCTGCTACTAAATACCTCGTCAGTGCGCTATGGGAGAATCATGAAGAATCATAATTTGAGTATTGCACCAAAGGTTCTTGAAGTCTAACAAAACTAAATCATAATTTGAGTAGTGCATTGTTTAATGACCGATTTAATCTTATCCATTGATATGAATTTAACGGTCGACAATTgatcctctcatctctcacaataATAAGTCCTCTTACTTGTGTGTATACAAACAATCAATAATAGTTTTAAATATACAAACATAATAAGACGGTTTAGTTCATTTCAGATGAGAAATGACGAAACTTCATATCCAAGGAATAATCAATACTGAAGGATAAAAGTTTACGAAGTGAAATTCGTATGGTGTTATcaatgaagaaatgaaaatacaAGAAAATATAGTCTAGTATCCAATAGGGGCGCTTAAAGATGCCTCTTGTTGAATGATATTCTCCAAAACAGCTTCAGAGGATGTTAGTTGATGTTTAAGATCCTCTATCTTCAAACGCAGTACTTCAACATCCTTTGTAACTTGTTGCTTAGAAACTGATAGATTTTTTAGTACATCTTGAGAGACTTGTAAATCAGGAAACAAAGTGCGCCTCTCAATACCATCAAACCAATCCTTATCAAAAGCAAAGCTGCGTGCATCTTGTAATAATTCCACAAATTCAGTTTTGCATGAGCCCAATACTTCCAACACGCTATGAGTTTTGAGGAATTTCAATAGCTCAGCAAGGCAGTTGTAAGCATAGCCCTTGTATTTATTACTAAGTGAAGTGTCCCTTAAAAGAACTGAAGGATGATTTACAAGGAAATCATTCAACAAAGACAAGTTCTCATAATCCAAATGCTTCTTGGTGACCAGTTGCTCAAGCTCCCTCATCACAAGCAAAGAAGAACTTAATTCTTCTACTTTTTGAGAAGGGTCTCCTGAAATCATAGAAAAGAATAACTAAACCTATTTGCACACAACAAAGttaataaataatcaaaattcaTGCAATAAAATACCTTTAGAAGGAACCAAGGGAAATTGAGATGGAACATGAGATTTGGAAACTGTTTCTTCATTATTCTTAGGAAACTGGTCCTTGATATTTGAGCTTACTTTCTTCAAAGCATCATCATTCCGAGAAACTAAACCAATTGTGAGACGAAAAAGTTCAAAATCAAAAGGGTGATGGATTGTGAAGTAACATAAGAATGAAAAAACATATTCAAAGCATTTTCACCTTGATTATTGGTCTCTGTAGTGGCAATGGAAAAAGAAGTTGTGGCTATTTGGTCATCACCATCTTCCTACATATTTAGTTCAAACCAACAAATCCTATTATCATATCTTTAAGTCTGAATATGATCAACCTTACGATATTTAacacaatatttttagtttggAAGAGCCTTCACAACAGATAAGATTTAAAATTGTAAACGAAAGAATGTCAATGGTAAGTCTCAACAATTATTGAGCAAAAATTCCTTTTACTTTGGGTACAAGCTTTTTAAGCAACAGACTTCTTAGATTTGAGAGttggtctaactcaaccctacaaaaaccggcttgtaaggtgaagattgtccttacttataaacacacattcagaccatctcgcaaccgaagtgagacttcttaacacacccacTCACGCCAAGCACTATTGGGCTCGGTgtgtggatataaacggtgggtggcccgatTATAGAAATCTGATAACAGGtagcccaacggatcgtggaggaTGCTCTGATACGATCATATAATTGAGAGTTGGaactaactcaaccctacaaaatcggattgtaaggtgaagattgtctctactttataaacacattttcaggtcatctcgcaaataatgtgagacttcttaacaaaacaaaaaaagatattCTTTATATCAAAATTAGTTTGAGTTTTGATTCATAGGAATTCAATTACATGGAAATTATAGGTGGTTGGGTGTTGAGTGGGTGTCTCCTCGTGGTATCCTAGGGTGTTTTGAGGTTTTCTTAGACATGGGTATAGGAAAAACAAATTCGGGTGGATGTTAATTTGGCAAACTATTGTGTGGACTATCTAGAACTCCCGAAATGATGTTTTTTGTTCTGAAGGAACTTTTTTTGCTAAGTGTCTGGTCTATAGGATGAAACTTTCATCTTGAAAATGGTGCCTAGGTAAAAACTCTGGCTCCCCCTGTTCCTTTTACGAGTGGGGTATGCACCTTATTTTATGCTGTAACCGGTAGAGTCTGTAGGGGTGTTGAGTTGGGTCTTCGTGAGGTCTGGTTGATTGAAGGTCTCTTGTGACTGTCCTTCTTGGTGGTTGATCCTTGCCCCTCTCTCTGAGGGGTCCTTAGATCTTCTTGTGGTGGTGGGTTAGAAGTGTTCTAGCTTTCGGTGTGCCTTCTTGTAGGACTGTATGTGTTTTTCAGAGGTTGTTAGGTGTTTAATGGGTGTACTTCTTTTGTATTATGAACTTTCTCTTATTCCTTTtgcaaattatatataatactattatttgccattaaaaaaaatcacatggcAATTACTAATCAAATAATGGACCATGATGATGAACTTACTACCTTTTCATCTATTTGAGAAGGGTCCCCTGAAAGTATAAGAAAGAATAATTAGTCTTTTAGAGcaccatataattttttaaaatataaattgaatggagaaaaaaaaaatataccttTGGGTAGCATAGAAGGAGTTTGATGCTCAACAGTTGAGCTTACTTTCATGACAGCATCATCATTTAAAGAAACTGAACAAAATAAGAGAGTTCAACTTCAAAATGAAAAGGGTGATGAGGTAACTAAAGAAGATAAAATTGACCCAAAGATCCTTCACCTTGATCATCATTAGTCTTACTAGTTTCCTTCCTGTTTTTAACATCAACATCTTCAGTGGTAAGAGTCTTTGTCAAGGAAATTGGAGGAGAAGCTACAACTATTTGGCCATCACCATATTCCTACATAAAGTTTTAATTGTTTGTAGGATCAGCCAcactatatatttttgtttggttcactatataaagataattaagaaaatagaaaacaaaagaatCCAAGTTTCAAAAGCAGACTCCATTTTTTTCCTCTTTATATCAAAATTGGTTTAAAGGTTTGATTCTTATAAACACAACAAGTAAGAAAAATACCATGTTAATTTTAAGACTTtgatacataaaataaactcaCAAGTGAAGATGTAGCCGTCGGACCTAACGAATTAGCTGATTTTGAATGAGTTGACGATGTTATTGTCTTGGCACTAGCTGATGTAATTCCATCTTCAGAACTTAACTTTATACCCTGAATCAAATTAAAAGGATGTTTAAGTTGATAGTATAATTCAACACCTGCATTGATGAAGAGTCAAAAAGATAATACAAACAAAATAGAGGAAAAATGCCTTTTGTTTAGGAGCAACGTCTGATTGTATAGGTGGTTCATTCTTTGTTTCAAAAATGGTGGACAAAGAAGGTTCTGCGGCTGTTTTTCCTGATGTAGAACCCTCCAACTAATTGCATAGCATGAAAATGTAAATTAGTTGCagcatatttttaaatactagttgaagtaaaaatttatttattttaataatttctttggtactatatatattacattattttcCTGAGAAGGTTTGAAGGCAGTATCGATTTCTGCAACTGACAGTTGTGGATTCATCAACTCCTGTAATAAGAACAGACACATTAGTGATATGAATCTATTAATTACATCCATTACTAAGTAAAGGAAATTGACTAATATTCAGGTGTTGACCTGTGAAGAAGTCAACTTGTGTCTTGATGTTGATTCGGACTCTTCTTTAGAAGGGTCCACTGAAAGTATAAGAATGAAAACATTGTCATTTAGAGAAACTGAACAACATGtataaattcaaaatcaatAGGGTGATGAGGTAgcataagaaaagaaaattaatccAAAAAGTATTCACCTTTATTATTAGTCTGAGTTTTTTCTTTAAGATCAACATCTTCAAAACTTAACTTGGTATCCTgcataaaatgaaaaagatgtTTCAGTGGGTAGCAAAATTCATTTCCAATGTTGAAAAAGAGTCAAAAGAATGAATAGGGGAATGCCTTTTGTTTAAGATCAGCAACTAATTGCATAGGTGAAGTAGAATCCTCTTCAATAGTTGAATCAATTTCATTTCTAGATGTTGATGATTGAATCTCGGTGCCAATTTTATTTCCGCCACTTGTACCTTTGGTTTTAGAATGTTCTTTTACTATTTGTAGACTCACTATCCAAATATATCTTACCAATTCATAACCTAAATAGCAAAAAgttataaattaacatttaacaACACccattttagtcaaaaaaaaacatttaacaaCACCCATTAGGTAGTaacaaaacataatttttatagtgaatgttatcaaacaaataaaaagaacatTAGTAATACATATATAGTTCCTCTCATATTTCCTTCAATAACAGCATGATATGCATTATTAATTTATACCTAATTTATGTTCATCACAAGTGGACTCGAGAGTTGATAAAACGTCAGTTGATGTTGAAGTCAAAGAGAGTTTTTGACAATTGTGTACAAAACGATGTTTTATAGTTTGAGATTGGATTTCCTGGAAAAAGCTTGGTAGTTCGACAAATACTACAATACGTAGATTTGGAATCCCAACTTTTTGATCAATTTCTTCACTTCCTCCAAATATTTTCTGTAGCTTACATGCTTCTTGTATCATGAGAAACTGTAACTCAGGTAGCTCTGTGCAAATGGAGGCTGGAAATACATAGTTCAACTTGTTACACTTCCTGACAACAAGTGCTTTCAGTTTTGGAAAGCATGTCCTAATTGGAGACATATGACAATTTAATATTTCTTTATTCTccacatcatcatcttcaatgATATACTTCAAGTTATCACATTCATCTATTATTAGATGATGCAACTGTGGTAGACATTTTAAAACACATGTGGAGAATATGATTTCCAATTTTTCACATCGGACAATTTTTATCTTCAATAAGTTTTGGAGGGAAAAATAATTTCTGGGACCCACAAAAAGGTATGTCATCTGAGCCAAATTATCCAACTCAATCTCTTTCAATCCTAATTTCCTTTGTTGTCCATTTATTTCATCGAGATAAAAGATGCATTGAAATTCAGAGTTTATTGCCGTGAGTTGTTGCAAAGCAAGATGAGGTTCCAAGTCATATCCACTCAAATCCTACAATATATGAGAATTAGGAAATTACATCaaatcataaataaattttatatataattcttTATTCCAATGATGTTAATTCTTAAGATTGATTAATGATTTGACAAGCAATAAAATATATGGATGGAAAGAGGGGTACCTACCTTAATGGTTGTACTGTCCTGAGATTTTGACATTGAATAAACAAAATCACCAATAGATTTATTATCAACCTTGGGGCATCTATCGATTGTAATTTCCGCCAAGTGTGACAATATTGTGTGATAGTTTTTGGTACCCATGCCAATTAAACTTGGAAGACCGGAAAGATAGAGAGATCTCAAAGCTGGAAGATGAAGGTAGTTATGAAGATCACTAGCATTAATGTTTCCAAATATGTATTCCAATTTCTTACAGTTAAAAACACGGAGCTCTTCTAATTTTGGGAAGACAATATTGACCCCAGTACTACTGCCATCTCCATTATCTACTACTATGTGCTCCATTTCATCACAATTATATATAGCCAAGATCTCCAACAACAACATTTTTGATGCAACAGACAACGTAAACACTGATTTTATCCTTGGAATATTCCCCAGTACTATCACTTTAATATTGCACATGACATGTGATAGCCTTAAAAGACAAATCGATTGCTGTAGTGTAATCCAAATATAATAAAGGAGTTAATTtaaatcaaaccaaacaatCCCTTTACGTGCGTGCATGggtcattgacttttatttgatatttaagtttgtcattatat
This portion of the Trifolium pratense cultivar HEN17-A07 linkage group LG3, ARS_RC_1.1, whole genome shotgun sequence genome encodes:
- the LOC123915103 gene encoding uncharacterized protein LOC123915103 codes for the protein MKVIEQLKRHLMRAQQVMKNQADNKRKDGIFNVGDIVLVKLQPYWQHSVDLRKNKKLSTRQFGPLTVIEKIGNLAYKLKLLATTKIHPVFHISQLKEFKSSNEEPYFRLPLTTSETGKFVTTIQLSTFEDKVEFKEGGIFMKEMTKENDDSAKLATSSGE
- the LOC123916729 gene encoding uncharacterized protein LOC123916729, translating into MCNIKVIVLGNIPRIKSVFTLSVASKMLLLEILAIYNCDEMEHIVVDNGDGSSTGVNIVFPKLEELRVFNCKKLEYIFGNINASDLHNYLHLPALRSLYLSGLPSLIGMGTKNYHTILSHLAEITIDRCPKVDNKSIGDFVYSMSKSQDSTTIKDLSGYDLEPHLALQQLTAINSEFQCIFYLDEINGQQRKLGLKEIELDNLAQMTYLFVGPRNYFSLQNLLKIKIVRCEKLEIIFSTCVLKCLPQLHHLIIDECDNLKYIIEDDDVENKEILNCHMSPIRTCFPKLKALVVRKCNKLNYVFPASICTELPELQFLMIQEACKLQKIFGGSEEIDQKVGIPNLRIVVFVELPSFFQEIQSQTIKHRFVHNCQKLSLTSTSTDVLSTLESTCDEHKLGIN